The stretch of DNA AGCGGTCGACTCCCAGACTGCGACCTCCTTTTTCCCAACATCGAACTCCGTCTCAATACCGGCACGGTGAAGGGTCATTTCGTCAATATCCATCTTCTGGTCTGCCCCGACGACCCGAACCATATCGACGAGCTGAATCGATTCCTGGGCCGGCTCACATTCTCTGCGTTTGGAGACCAATTCGCTTGTACGCCGACCGATCTCATCCGGCTGGGTCGGCGCGCAGACCTAAACAAGACAGACGACGAGGACGCCCTCCAACACGGATGCACTCAGTTCAAGGTGTCCCTCGATAATCTGATGGAAGCGCACCGGATGGACTGGGCGAGCGAGAATATCGTCATCGCCGTGTCGGGAAATGCAGATGGGACGTCCGGTGTTAGGGAGGCGGCCGACGCCGTTCTCCGCGAAGAGATCGAAAAGGCTGCCCACGCGATCTTTGCCAGTAGTCTAAAACAGAGGGACTTTTGGCTTGGACACGGAAAGGCCACCGAAGAAGAACTACGTAATCGATATGGTGGCTGCAAACCCTGCATCTGGGGTTCGGACGCACATGATTTGGACCATGTGGCTCGACCGGCGGAAGACCGATTGTGTTGGATCAAGGGCGAGCCGAGTTTCGACGCACTGCGGCAGGCCTACTTGGACCCCGAACGAGCGTATGTCGCGCCAGACCCGCCATCTTGGGCCACGCCCTCACAGATCATCGACGAGGTCGTCATCTCGAACGCACCATGGGCGAAAACTCCGCACGTCGGTCTCAATCCCGGTTTGGTTGCCATCATCGGAGCCCGAGGGTCGGGAAAGACCGCATTAGCCGACATCATCGCGGCAGGTTGTGACTCCTACGAGCACAATTCCGAACGCCCGTCATTTCTTGACCGTGCAGCTGAACACCTCGGCGGAGCGGAAGTCACTCTTACCTGGGGAAACCGCGATCCGATGACACGGAGCCTCGATTCTCCGGTCAATTGGTCCTCAGACGCATATCCGCGGGCGCGCTACCTTTCGCAGCAGTTCGTTGAGCATCTGTGTTCCAACGAAGGCATGCCATCGCTGATTGCCGAAATCGAGCGGGTGATCTTCGAAGCCCATCCAACTCTGGAACGAGACGGGGCAGTAAACTTTCAGGAACTGCTAGAGCTGCACGCATGCGAGTTTCGCGACGCGCGCACTCGGGAAGAAGAGGCCCTGGCGAACTTGTCAGAGCAGATCGGCGTCGAGCTCAATAAGTCGCGCCAGGTCGCGACAATCAGAACGCAGGTCGATGAGAAGAAGAAGCTGATCGCCCGCTATCAGACAGATCGCAAGAATCTACTGCCGAAGGGCCCGAGCAAAATCGCCGAGAGGCTTCAGGACCTGATCAATGCCGCGGACAAGGTGCGCGGACACATCCGGTATTACGCAAACCAGCAATCGGCGATCACCAGCATCAAGGCGGAAGTTCAGGATCTGCGGCAGAACAAGGCCCCAGATACGCTGCGCTCAATGCGCGAACAACACCAGCGCGCCAAGTTAGAGGACGCTGATTGGAAACGGTTCCTTCTGACTTACACCGGGGACGTTGATGGGGTCGTGACGGATAAGGCGAAACAGGCCGCAAAGAGCATGGAAGGGTGGCGCGGCACGACCCCGAGTGTGGCGGTCGACGAGTCTGGGTCTTTTCTCCGTCCAAGTGATGATCCCGAGAAGATGCCGTTGGCTACACTCGAAGCCGAAATTGCGCGGATCGAAAAGATCGTCGCTGCAGATAAAGAAACCGCAAAAAAGCTCGCCGCTGTGAGCAAGCGGATCGCAGACGAAAACACCGTTCTCCAGAGCCTCGAGGAAAAGCTCAAGGACTTCATTGGTGCGCGAGACAGGGCGATCTCATTGGTGGCGGAACGTGAGGCAGGATATATCCGCGTTTTCGACGCCGTGGTTGCCGAAGAACGCGTCCTCAACGAGCTCTACGCTCCGTTGATGGTGAAACTGCAGAAGGCAGGCGGCACGCTCGCCAAACTTTCATTCTCGGTCAGCCGTGTCGTTAACGTCGCGGCCTGGGCCAAGCGGGGAGAAAAGGACCTTTTTGACCTGCGTGGGGGTCCATTCAAAGGCATTGGCTCTCTTGAACGTTAAGCAAACGAAATGCTTGGAACGGCCTGGGCGAGAGGTGACTCGGCCGCGGTATCAGAAGCGATGCAGGCCTTTCGCGACAAGTTTCAGGAAACGCTTCTTGCGAACGCGCCAGTCGAGAAGTCGGATCAGGCCAACTACCGACCATGGTCGAAGCGGTTCGCCCAATGGCTGTACAGCACGGATCATATCTCTATCGAATACGGCATTCGGTATGACGGGATTGACCTGAGGAAGCTCTCACCGGGCACGCGGGGGATCGTTCTGGTGCTCCTGTATCTTGCGCTCGATGACTCCGAAGATTGCCCATTGGTTATAGATCAGCCCGAAGAGAACCTAGACCCGAAATCCATCTATGATGAGCTCGTGCCCTTGTTTGTGGCTGCAAAACGCAGGCGCCAGGTAATCATGGTCACCCACAACGCTAACCTGGTCATCAACACCGACGCGGACCAGATCATCATCGCCGAGGTCGGAACCCATGATGGCACCGGCTTACCTTCGATCGCGTACCAGGCGGGCGGCCTCGAGGAGGCTGAGATCAGACGGATGGCTTGTGAGATTCTCGAGGGTGGAGAACGCGCATTTCAGGATCGTGCGCGCCGGCTAAGGATCGCTCTGCGTCGTTAGTCGCGTACCGATTTGGTCGAAGTGGCAGGGTTTGGGAAGTCGGAAACTGGTGGAACCACATGGGAAGGAAGATCACCCGCAGGAATCTGAAGAATGGGCTTTTCGCCTTCATCGACCTTCTCGGATTCTCTGATCGAGTGCAGCGGATTGAAACAGAAGAGGATCTGCGGAAACTCGACGACGATGTCGTTTTCGTTCAGGGCGAATTTGAGCACAAATCTTCGGACTACTTTGTCCGCGAGTCTCAAAAAATCGTGGGCAAGCGGGTTCTAGCATTTTCGGATTGTGTCGCCATATCTGTACCGCTGCGCTCCGATCTGACCAAATTGCAGGGCACGTTTGACGTCTTGATGAGCGAGCTGACAAGCTTTGCTATCGCGCAAGGCGATTGCGTTCAGCGCGGCATTTTCCTTCGTGGGGGAGTCGATCTCGGGTACTGGTTTCATCGCAAAGACACCCTGATCAGCCCAGCGATGGTGAACGCATACAGACTTGAGCACGATGCATGTGTTCCCATGATCGCGATCACACCCGCACTGCGAAAATACCTCGCCCAGCACCCTGATCGCACCTATTACAGCGACGATATTGAGCCCTTTGCGAAGACGCTCAAGCAGCATCGCAAGCTACCAAACGGGCAGACTCACTGGTTCATTAATTATCTACGTATCTGCCTTGAATCGGTTGAACCCGCCATCGTTGGAGAAGATCGGGATCGCATGCGGACCGAAGCTTGGCAGTCGGCGTGCCACGAGTGGGCTTTGAACCACGGTCGGGTTATTGCCAAAGCACGCGCAAATGCCACCACTCCCAGCGTACGTCTGAAATACGAATGGCTCGCCAAGTATCACAACGCTGAGATCAAACGCTTCTTCAGCAAGAGGGCCAAGCCACTATTGATCGCGCTGTCATAGCCCGGCTGCTCTAGGCCTTTGGGTCAACGGGCGTTTCCTCAATCACGATTTTTCGCCGTTACCGCAGGCCGGGTTTGATCGCCTATGATAATTCTGTTCACCGGTACCCTTCTTGTGCCGGCAATCGACTGAACTGGAAAAGCTGTGTTTGCGTATGCCGATGAGACCGGAAATTCCGGCCGAAACATTTTTGATAGAAACGAGTATTTTCGCCTCGGTGCCGTCTTGTCGGTGGGCGACATAGCGCCATCGATAGCAATGGTCCTGGCCCCTATTCTCGAGGAAAAGAGTGTTGATCGGATTCATGCGCATGAATGGCCCGAAACCGAAGTGGCCATGGTAGGACAGGCAATTATAGACGCCCTTGATCAGTCCGGACCGTGGACGTTCAACCTCACCGAAATACACAAGCCGTATATGGCTCCGACCAAGTTCGTGGACGTCATCTTCGATGCGGGTGAAAACAAGGCCGTTCCGGGCGAATGGTATTGGGACGAACTGAATCGTCATGTGCTTTGCCTGACAATTGACGATGCAATGTCCAGAGACGCGGCGGAACTGTTCTGGTCTTCCTACTTGAGCGACGACTTCGATGGCATAACTCGCTGTCTTGACTATATCGACAAAGGGCTTCGGATGGCCGAGTGCGCAACGGCCATCCGGCACGTAATTAGGGAAGCGTTTGGATTTGCCAGGCAGAAACCGGCTGAGTTCACGCTGTCACACACTCAAAAGAAGAAGGGATATCAGGCCAGTTCTCCAAATGTCGTTGCCTTCACCCAGTTGTTTTAGGCAATCCATGAATTCGCAGCCAAGCACAATAGCCTGCCCGAGAGGCTTATCCATGACCAGCAAGACGAATTTCGAACGGCGCTCGCAGAGACATACCGGCACTTCGGAAATATCATCTGGCAGGATTCGCTTGACGGCAGCTTCCCGGAGATTTCGCTTGCCGACTACGATCTGGCCCAATTCGAAATGCCGTCTTCAAAAGACAACGCCGGACTTCAAGCAACTGACGTGCTGCTTTGGGCTTCCCAACGCGAGGCGAGAACTTCCTCATTGTCGGCCTTGAAGGCCCGCCTAAAGGACAAGACACTCGACTATCGGGTGTCCCGAAGAATGTCCGAACTGATCGTGTACGTTCACCTTCTGCGGCATGAGCGACAACGTTCCCGGGGACAGCCCCGAGACTAGCGGCTAGAAGATACCCCATGCACGATACCGCCCCCTCCCCGTCATCTCGCGCACACCGAGCTCTCCGACAAGGTTCAATGCTCCGCGCGGCGTGACTTTCGCAGCTTTCGCGATCATGTGCGCCGATACGATCGGCCGTGAAAGTATGAGCTCGATCGCAGCCGGCAGGCTGCTGTTTGATCTCCTGCCAACAACGCGCCGCTCAAGTTGACGCTTCGCGAGCGTCAGCCGATCAATATCCTTCATCCCAGCGACAGCAGCCGCTCTCATTGCATCGAGAAAGGCGATCAGCCTGGTTGTCCGGTCCCGAGCACGTCGCCGCTCACGCGGCATCTCTCGCAGACCCACTGAAAAGGCCAGAAGGTGTGACCGGACCTTTTCGCGTGATCTGAGGAAATCCGAAACAAGGACCTGCCCAAGCCAGTGCTGCCGCTGAAGCGGTTCGAGCTGATCCCATGCGTCCCAAAGAACCGCCGCGGCCAGGGTCGCCGGAAGCGCTTCAACCTTTCTGACCAACTCGAGCCATTCAGAGATCCGTTCAGATTCGTCCCAATCAGGATCCCTGATGACCAACTCGCCCACAATGAGGTCTGGTTGCCGGGTTCTGGTAGATCCGGGGGGAACGGCTTCCACCAGCCAGCTGGTTTCCGCAAGCACCTCGTCGAACTCTGCCAATTCCGGAGGAA from Roseibium alexandrii DFL-11 encodes:
- a CDS encoding RHE_PE00001 family protein; protein product: MPYEIGKLSLEALLKPISAAEDALARLDERVARSEVGQGFAERADFFEAVSNMWVAGELVHLEDLVLHDAKMDVRAPSHELVIAHRIVRARRRAMRNNPGWAISRAGIIAFAGIAEQEDELPRKRQRRGEGRDLETDEHDALPPELAEFDEVLAETSWLVEAVPPGSTRTRQPDLIVGELVIRDPDWDESERISEWLELVRKVEALPATLAAAVLWDAWDQLEPLQRQHWLGQVLVSDFLRSREKVRSHLLAFSVGLREMPRERRRARDRTTRLIAFLDAMRAAAVAGMKDIDRLTLAKRQLERRVVGRRSNSSLPAAIELILSRPIVSAHMIAKAAKVTPRGALNLVGELGVREMTGRGRYRAWGIF